From one Enterococcus sp. DIV2402 genomic stretch:
- a CDS encoding solute carrier family 23 protein, translating to METRVEKKNLTVGVNEDIPFGQAFILGLQHVLAMDVYVPPFIIATAVGMSSPEAAGLIQSTFLGAGIASLIQVLFFLKLPVCQGPSFVPVGAIIGIYLGSKGMDTVLGASVIGALAVVLLGMTGVYKYIVRKFIPSIVSGTIIMIVGLTLLPSAFTGNIYVSSESLSINQNILLAIITAATLIIFSMLGEYFPNLGKIFRISSVIIALALGSVIASFMGGLDFSSVSEASFLSLPNIAFIDFGLKFDISAILTMLVIYMVLLAETTGTWYAVSAVTEEAVTDEQINKGVIGEGLGCLMAALVGTTPVTGYSTNAGIISITGVASKKVFVMASVWFIILSFLGKLSALIHAIPSAVIGGVFSVVCVIIMLSGFRVIKNQEFSERELYIIGVPLIVAIGLLFMPAEVKQSAPQFIQYLLDSPIALSAIVAVAMNKLIPETK from the coding sequence GTGGAAACAAGAGTAGAGAAAAAGAATTTAACTGTGGGTGTCAATGAAGATATTCCCTTTGGCCAAGCCTTTATTTTAGGATTACAACATGTCCTTGCGATGGACGTATATGTTCCACCATTTATTATTGCAACAGCAGTAGGGATGTCTTCTCCTGAGGCAGCAGGACTTATTCAGTCTACCTTTTTAGGAGCGGGGATTGCGTCATTAATTCAAGTATTATTTTTCTTGAAATTACCGGTTTGTCAAGGGCCGTCCTTTGTTCCAGTGGGGGCAATTATTGGTATTTATCTTGGTTCAAAAGGAATGGATACAGTGTTGGGTGCAAGTGTCATCGGTGCATTAGCAGTTGTTTTGTTAGGGATGACTGGGGTATATAAATATATTGTCCGCAAGTTTATTCCAAGTATTGTTAGTGGAACGATTATCATGATTGTTGGTTTGACCCTGTTACCGTCTGCGTTTACTGGAAACATTTATGTTTCAAGCGAAAGTTTAAGTATCAATCAGAATATTTTATTAGCTATAATTACAGCAGCTACCTTAATTATTTTTTCAATGTTAGGTGAATATTTCCCTAATTTAGGCAAAATTTTCCGAATCAGCTCAGTGATTATTGCGTTAGCATTAGGCTCAGTAATTGCCTCTTTTATGGGCGGTTTAGATTTTAGTTCAGTCTCGGAAGCTTCTTTTTTAAGTTTACCAAATATCGCTTTTATTGATTTTGGATTGAAATTTGATATTTCTGCAATTTTAACAATGTTAGTTATTTATATGGTTCTTTTAGCTGAAACGACTGGTACTTGGTATGCAGTCAGCGCAGTAACTGAAGAAGCTGTCACAGATGAACAAATCAATAAAGGTGTGATTGGCGAAGGTTTGGGTTGTTTAATGGCAGCATTAGTAGGAACAACTCCAGTGACAGGTTATTCAACAAATGCTGGGATTATTTCAATTACAGGCGTTGCAAGTAAGAAAGTGTTTGTTATGGCATCTGTTTGGTTTATCATCTTATCTTTCTTAGGAAAATTATCTGCATTGATTCATGCCATTCCATCGGCAGTTATCGGCGGTGTATTTTCGGTTGTTTGTGTCATTATTATGTTGAGTGGTTTCCGTGTTATCAAAAACCAAGAATTTTCTGAACGAGAATTATATATTATTGGCGTGCCATTAATTGTCGCGATTGGTTTATTATTTATGCCAGCAGAAGTGAAACAAAGTGCTCCACAGTTTATCCAATATTTATTAGATTCACCAATTGCTTTAAGTGCGATTGTCGCAGTAGCGATGAATAAATTAATTCCAGAAACAAAATAA
- a CDS encoding helicase C-terminal domain-containing protein: protein MKTTYAIVDIETTGTDPKSDRIIQFGCVLVENNKIVSRFATDINPMQPISKQIQNLTHISNKRVKKAPLFEDVATTIYNLLENTIFVAHNIHFDYHFLNHELERCGMPPLTIPGIDTVELAQIFLPTEVSFRLGDLAENLGLEHDAPHQADSDAEVTATLLVYIEAIMKKLPLVTMEKIAQLSVVTSMQTSEYIQSVVQEMRENPRPLAPELEIVDGMALRKKEVKLFLEQHFEKTYPTTKKEKMALYHDKLMYRKEQSKLMNIIYRHFTTGEQKDLLVEASTGMGKTIGYLLPAHFLATPEKPVIISTVSILLQQQLMKHDIPLLNSILEQPIQATVVKSKNHYIDLQRFKATLNMPVQQKQYALYQMGILVWLTQTVTGDFDELNLVRLNHLLFKEISHRGVENLAKSQSLYEEDFLRHLYAQMAQSNVLIINHALLAQETQRQQQLIPASPYLIIDEAHHLPDIMEQVSNLFVDTAAFQRKLGQFQEEGQLFDLIQLMVGQDYETSRLFQLYREELTAIAETQEDIFYEWSQATGNAENIVTKEQRESVSLQCEKNIQRLLLYYEELLILQKQLGTLMNQMSHSWLNRQRILFGDLLSFFDEMQRQYQVMDRWFSNWEENYVHFLVFYGNQRTVKLQLVDFDAAILPNTRWYERYERILYIGGTLRVSGDRSYFAKKLGIPDAMLKVVPTTYDYAKQAQLFTLDQGIAIHEYDASAYAKYLATTLTTLLEDVNQPVLVLFTSHDILQKVYGRMHMDFLQNGREILAQGMGGSREKLLKRFMQSNNSILFGADSFWEGVDLPGDSLQLLIVTRLPFENPERPMVKARQMYLEKKGINPFMQETIPKAALKLRQGLGRLIRSTEDKGTMIILDRRIVTTKYGKKIARALPKELPLQEASIEEIQKATVQFLENNKDLNENSTDSTKVFV, encoded by the coding sequence ATGAAAACCACTTATGCAATTGTAGACATCGAAACCACAGGCACCGATCCTAAAAGTGATCGTATCATCCAATTTGGTTGTGTCTTAGTTGAAAATAATAAAATTGTTAGTCGATTTGCGACTGATATCAATCCGATGCAGCCGATTTCCAAACAAATTCAAAACTTAACGCATATTTCAAATAAACGTGTTAAAAAAGCACCACTTTTTGAAGATGTGGCAACCACTATTTATAATTTATTAGAAAATACGATTTTTGTTGCGCACAACATTCATTTTGATTATCATTTCTTAAATCACGAGTTGGAGCGTTGTGGAATGCCGCCATTGACGATTCCGGGAATTGACACGGTTGAATTAGCGCAAATCTTTTTACCAACAGAAGTCAGTTTTCGTTTAGGTGATTTGGCAGAAAATCTAGGGTTGGAACATGATGCACCCCATCAAGCGGATAGTGATGCTGAAGTAACAGCCACATTATTAGTATATATAGAAGCAATTATGAAAAAGTTACCGTTAGTAACAATGGAAAAAATAGCGCAATTAAGCGTTGTTACCAGTATGCAAACTAGCGAGTACATTCAATCAGTTGTTCAAGAGATGCGCGAGAATCCACGACCATTAGCACCAGAATTAGAAATAGTGGATGGCATGGCTTTGCGTAAAAAAGAAGTAAAATTATTTTTGGAACAACATTTTGAGAAAACATACCCTACGACCAAAAAAGAAAAAATGGCACTGTATCACGATAAACTAATGTATCGAAAAGAACAGAGTAAATTAATGAATATTATTTATCGCCATTTTACAACAGGTGAACAAAAAGATTTATTGGTTGAAGCTTCTACTGGAATGGGCAAAACAATTGGTTATTTATTGCCAGCACATTTTCTAGCAACGCCAGAAAAACCTGTAATTATTAGTACCGTATCCATTTTGTTGCAACAGCAATTAATGAAACATGATATTCCGTTGTTAAATTCCATTTTGGAACAACCGATTCAAGCGACGGTTGTCAAAAGTAAAAATCATTACATTGATTTGCAACGATTTAAAGCAACGTTAAACATGCCTGTACAGCAAAAACAATATGCCTTATATCAAATGGGAATTTTAGTTTGGCTAACACAGACAGTAACAGGCGATTTCGATGAATTGAATTTAGTTCGTTTGAATCATCTATTATTTAAAGAAATTAGTCATCGTGGGGTTGAAAATTTAGCAAAATCACAATCTTTATATGAAGAAGATTTCTTACGGCACTTATATGCACAAATGGCTCAAAGTAATGTGTTAATTATTAATCATGCGTTATTAGCACAAGAAACGCAACGCCAGCAACAATTGATTCCAGCAAGTCCCTATTTAATTATTGACGAAGCCCATCATTTACCAGACATTATGGAACAAGTTTCTAATTTATTTGTGGATACGGCAGCTTTTCAAAGAAAATTAGGTCAATTTCAAGAGGAAGGGCAATTATTTGATTTGATTCAGTTGATGGTAGGGCAAGATTATGAGACGTCACGACTATTTCAATTATATCGCGAAGAATTGACAGCAATCGCTGAAACACAAGAAGATATTTTTTATGAATGGTCCCAAGCAACAGGAAACGCAGAAAATATCGTGACTAAAGAACAGCGAGAATCAGTTTCACTACAATGTGAGAAAAATATTCAACGCTTGCTACTATACTACGAAGAATTACTAATTTTACAAAAACAGTTGGGCACATTAATGAATCAAATGAGTCATTCATGGTTGAATCGACAACGAATTTTGTTTGGGGATTTATTGAGTTTCTTTGATGAAATGCAACGTCAATATCAAGTGATGGATCGTTGGTTTTCGAATTGGGAAGAAAATTACGTCCATTTCTTAGTCTTTTATGGCAACCAACGGACTGTGAAATTACAATTAGTTGATTTTGACGCAGCCATTTTGCCTAATACTCGTTGGTACGAACGATATGAGCGGATTTTATATATTGGTGGAACGTTACGTGTATCCGGCGACCGTAGTTATTTTGCAAAAAAATTAGGTATTCCTGATGCGATGTTAAAAGTTGTACCAACTACGTACGATTATGCGAAACAAGCACAATTATTTACTTTAGATCAGGGGATTGCTATTCATGAATACGATGCTTCGGCGTATGCAAAATATTTAGCAACGACTTTGACAACCTTGTTAGAAGATGTGAATCAACCAGTCTTAGTCTTATTTACCTCCCATGATATTTTACAAAAAGTGTATGGTCGTATGCACATGGACTTTTTACAAAATGGTCGTGAGATTTTGGCACAAGGAATGGGCGGAAGTCGGGAAAAATTGTTAAAACGATTTATGCAATCAAATAACAGTATTTTGTTTGGAGCAGATAGTTTTTGGGAAGGTGTCGATTTACCAGGAGATTCCTTACAATTGTTGATTGTTACGCGCCTACCGTTTGAAAATCCTGAACGTCCGATGGTTAAAGCACGTCAGATGTATTTGGAAAAAAAGGGCATCAATCCTTTCATGCAAGAAACCATTCCTAAGGCAGCTTTAAAATTACGTCAAGGCTTAGGTCGTCTAATTCGTTCAACAGAAGATAAAGGAACGATGATTATCTTAGATCGACGTATTGTAACCACAAAATATGGAAAAAAAATCGCTCGAGCCTTACCAAAGGAACTTCCATTACAAGAAGCTTCAATAGAAGAAATCCAAAAAGCAACTGTTCAATTTTTAGAAAATAACAAAGATTTAAACGAAAATAGTACAGATTCAACGAAAGTTTTTGTATAA
- a CDS encoding DUF5590 domain-containing protein, translating into MNTNAQKEKQKIIALLTGIIVLLLIILFSSLSYIRATSPVRQAKTEAIQLAEQYAKIEQVDQFYWFTREQTYFSVLGKNDQQQEVIAIIPKSGEKVTVLAQDDGLTEDEAKEKIFNEYPSETLRKATLGMFEDKPVWEVMTKDDKGNNYYLLDFKDGKEVKVIRNI; encoded by the coding sequence GTGAACACTAATGCGCAAAAAGAAAAACAAAAAATTATTGCATTGTTGACAGGAATTATTGTTTTGTTGTTGATCATTCTCTTTTCTTCGCTTTCTTATATCCGTGCGACAAGTCCAGTGCGGCAAGCTAAAACAGAAGCTATACAACTTGCAGAACAATACGCTAAGATTGAGCAAGTTGATCAATTCTATTGGTTTACAAGAGAACAAACTTATTTTTCTGTTTTAGGGAAGAATGATCAACAACAAGAGGTTATTGCAATTATTCCTAAGTCTGGAGAAAAAGTGACCGTTTTAGCGCAAGATGACGGTCTAACCGAAGATGAAGCAAAGGAAAAGATTTTTAATGAATATCCAAGTGAAACATTAAGAAAAGCAACACTTGGAATGTTTGAAGATAAACCTGTCTGGGAAGTCATGACAAAAGATGATAAGGGGAATAACTATTATCTATTAGACTTTAAAGATGGCAAAGAGGTTAAAGTAATTCGAAATATTTAA
- a CDS encoding pyridoxal phosphate-dependent aminotransferase, which yields MKLSKRTETLEPSVTLAASTKAKELKSQGIDVLSVTLGEPDFPTPKNIQKAAIEAIESGKASFYTPSAGIPELRQAIVDYIEKFYGLTYEVSQTLVTDGAKFALYALFQAILDEGDEVIIPTPYWVSYGEQVKLADGTPVFVEGSEDNQFKVTVEQLETVRTENSKAVILNSPSNPTGMIYTKEELTAIGEWAVAHDLLIIADDIYGRLVYDGYEFTPIATISEEIRKQTLIINGVSKSYSMTGWRIGFAIGDKELIKAMTDIASQSTSNSTAVSQYAAVEALTGPQDAVEEMRQAFEERLNRLYPLMLEIPGVKLAKPQGAFYLFPNVKGTMDLCGYTDVTEFTDALLNEAHVAVVTGAGFGANENIRLSYASDWETLEEMVNRIKAFVEKNRRK from the coding sequence ATGAAATTATCGAAAAGAACTGAAACATTAGAACCATCAGTGACATTAGCTGCTTCTACAAAAGCGAAGGAATTAAAAAGCCAAGGAATCGATGTTCTAAGTGTGACATTAGGTGAACCAGATTTTCCAACGCCAAAAAATATTCAAAAAGCGGCAATTGAAGCGATTGAATCAGGCAAAGCAAGTTTTTATACACCGAGTGCAGGGATTCCAGAATTGCGTCAAGCGATTGTTGATTATATTGAAAAATTCTATGGTTTGACTTATGAGGTTTCTCAAACTTTAGTAACTGATGGTGCAAAATTTGCTTTGTATGCTTTATTCCAGGCTATTTTGGATGAAGGAGACGAAGTAATTATTCCCACACCTTATTGGGTAAGTTATGGGGAACAAGTGAAATTAGCTGATGGGACACCCGTTTTTGTTGAAGGCAGCGAAGACAATCAATTTAAAGTGACTGTGGAACAATTAGAAACTGTTCGTACAGAAAATTCAAAAGCGGTGATTTTAAATTCACCTTCTAACCCTACAGGTATGATTTATACAAAAGAAGAATTAACAGCAATTGGTGAGTGGGCGGTGGCACATGATTTGTTAATTATAGCAGATGATATTTATGGTCGTTTGGTCTATGATGGATATGAATTTACACCAATTGCGACGATTTCTGAAGAAATTCGCAAACAAACATTAATTATCAATGGCGTATCAAAAAGCTATTCAATGACCGGATGGCGAATTGGTTTTGCTATTGGTGACAAAGAATTGATTAAAGCAATGACAGATATTGCTTCTCAATCAACAAGTAATTCAACTGCGGTGAGTCAATATGCAGCTGTAGAAGCCTTAACAGGTCCTCAAGATGCAGTCGAAGAAATGCGTCAAGCGTTTGAAGAACGGTTAAATCGTTTATATCCATTGATGTTAGAAATCCCTGGGGTAAAATTAGCGAAACCACAAGGCGCATTTTATCTTTTCCCTAATGTCAAAGGAACCATGGATCTTTGTGGATACACTGACGTGACTGAATTTACGGATGCTTTATTAAATGAAGCGCACGTTGCTGTTGTAACAGGTGCAGGTTTTGGTGCAAATGAAAATATCCGTTTAAGTTATGCCTCTGATTGGGAAACATTAGAAGAGATGGTTAATCGAATTAAGGCATTTGTTGAAAAAAATCGCAGAAAGTAA
- the asnS gene encoding asparagine--tRNA ligase — protein sequence MEQIQIIDAQHHVGETVKIGAWIANKRSSGKIAFLQLRDGTATFQGIVVKNEVGEDIFQIAKNLTQETSVWITGEIREDSRSKFGYEIGVQSIEVIGESHDYPITPKEHGTEFLMDHRHLWLRSSRQHAIMQIRNEIIRATYEFFNKHNFIKIDPPILTGSAPEGTTDLFETNYFDQQAYLSQSGQLYMEAAAMAFGKVFSFGPTFRAEKSKTRRHLIEFWMMEPEMAFMHQDESLEIQEQYVAFLVQNVLDNCELALETLGRDRAILEKYTKLPYPRISYDEAVELLKKNGFDDIEWGDDFGSPHETFIANSYDQPVFILNYPKAIKPFYMKPHPTREDVVICADMIAPEGYGEIIGGSERDVDYDHLFAEIEHHGLNPDEYSWYLDLRKYGSVPHSGFGLGLERTVTWLAGIEHVREASPFPRLLNRIYP from the coding sequence GTGGAACAAATTCAAATTATTGATGCACAACACCATGTTGGTGAAACAGTCAAAATCGGCGCATGGATTGCGAACAAACGCTCAAGCGGAAAAATTGCTTTCTTACAATTAAGAGATGGAACAGCAACTTTCCAAGGAATTGTCGTGAAAAATGAAGTAGGCGAAGATATTTTTCAAATTGCGAAAAATTTAACGCAAGAAACTTCTGTCTGGATTACAGGTGAAATTCGCGAAGATAGCCGTTCAAAATTCGGTTATGAAATTGGTGTACAAAGCATCGAAGTGATCGGTGAAAGCCATGATTATCCAATCACACCAAAAGAACACGGAACAGAATTTTTGATGGATCACCGTCATTTATGGTTGCGTTCTTCAAGACAGCATGCAATTATGCAAATTCGTAACGAAATTATTCGTGCAACTTACGAATTTTTCAACAAACATAACTTTATTAAAATTGATCCACCGATTCTAACTGGTTCTGCACCAGAAGGAACCACTGATTTATTTGAAACAAATTATTTTGATCAACAAGCATACCTTTCACAATCTGGTCAGCTTTATATGGAAGCTGCAGCTATGGCATTTGGAAAAGTGTTCTCTTTTGGACCAACTTTCCGTGCTGAAAAATCAAAAACACGTCGTCACTTGATTGAATTTTGGATGATGGAACCAGAAATGGCGTTCATGCATCAAGACGAAAGCTTAGAAATTCAAGAACAATACGTGGCATTTTTAGTGCAAAATGTATTAGATAATTGTGAACTAGCCTTAGAAACACTTGGTCGTGACCGTGCTATTTTAGAAAAATATACGAAATTACCTTATCCACGTATTTCTTACGATGAGGCAGTGGAATTATTGAAGAAAAATGGTTTTGACGATATCGAATGGGGCGATGACTTTGGTTCACCACATGAAACATTTATTGCTAATTCATATGACCAACCAGTGTTCATTTTAAATTATCCAAAAGCTATTAAACCATTCTACATGAAACCACATCCAACTCGTGAGGATGTTGTAATTTGTGCGGATATGATCGCTCCAGAAGGATATGGTGAAATCATTGGTGGCTCTGAACGTGATGTTGATTATGATCACTTATTTGCTGAGATTGAGCATCATGGTCTAAACCCAGACGAATATTCTTGGTATTTGGATTTACGTAAGTATGGTTCTGTTCCTCATTCAGGATTCGGATTAGGTTTAGAAAGAACAGTTACTTGGCTAGCGGGGATTGAACATGTACGTGAAGCAAGTCCATTCCCACGTTTATTAAATCGTATTTACCCATAG
- a CDS encoding NAD(P)/FAD-dependent oxidoreductase encodes MKIVIIGASFGGVYCALEARRLYPDAEIMIIEKNEQLAFLPNGLLLYLQGVYENLADATFISKETLMKNNIQLRLQEIFLSCDGQEKTLQTDCGTYMYDKLVLATGSTQQSKVIELQEEEIYHYKTYQAAKYLLPKIEEAQEITLIGAGQAGMEAASVFIELGKKVHLFEAMDYPLFKYFDQDFLTPFLAALEKIPQLDLRLNQRITQMDQEELSELILTTVNVHPTETMSDVLATHSDLTIQTNDFLETSQKDIFAVGDLIQIPFTLTNEKIYLPQINHAVRSGMTAAANLVKPTKKFRGGLRMIGTKIFGWYLASVGLLESEAFLYPKKLMIKTTVIPASITSKETLYCKLIIERKTQRLLGVQLLSQANCLAIIERCGWVIQQEMTIEALLEQDFFFQSQYSSTLAFLNDLFVGCDTDEI; translated from the coding sequence ATGAAAATTGTAATTATTGGCGCATCATTTGGTGGCGTTTATTGTGCGTTAGAAGCAAGAAGACTTTATCCTGATGCAGAAATTATGATTATTGAAAAAAATGAGCAACTTGCGTTTTTACCTAATGGGTTACTGTTATATCTTCAAGGTGTGTATGAGAATCTAGCAGATGCTACTTTTATTTCAAAAGAAACTTTAATGAAAAATAACATTCAACTACGTTTGCAAGAAATATTTTTATCTTGCGATGGTCAAGAAAAGACGTTACAAACGGATTGTGGGACGTATATGTATGATAAATTGGTTTTAGCAACTGGTTCAACACAACAATCAAAAGTAATTGAATTGCAAGAAGAAGAAATTTATCATTACAAAACCTATCAAGCAGCAAAATATTTGCTACCAAAGATCGAAGAAGCTCAAGAAATAACTTTGATTGGTGCAGGACAAGCGGGCATGGAAGCGGCCAGTGTTTTTATTGAACTGGGTAAAAAAGTTCATTTGTTTGAGGCCATGGATTATCCGTTATTTAAATATTTTGATCAAGACTTTTTAACCCCGTTTTTAGCTGCGTTAGAAAAGATTCCTCAATTAGATTTACGTTTGAATCAGCGAATCACTCAAATGGATCAGGAGGAATTAAGTGAATTAATTTTAACTACTGTCAATGTCCATCCGACAGAAACAATGAGTGACGTTTTAGCGACGCATAGCGATTTAACTATTCAGACGAATGATTTTTTAGAGACATCTCAGAAAGACATTTTTGCAGTGGGGGACTTAATTCAGATTCCTTTTACCTTAACCAATGAAAAAATCTATTTGCCACAAATCAACCATGCTGTTCGTTCTGGAATGACAGCGGCTGCAAATTTAGTTAAACCAACTAAGAAATTTCGTGGTGGTTTGCGGATGATTGGTACTAAAATATTTGGTTGGTATCTTGCGAGTGTGGGTTTGCTGGAATCTGAAGCCTTTTTATATCCTAAAAAATTGATGATTAAAACTACTGTTATACCTGCATCTATAACTTCTAAAGAAACTTTATATTGTAAGTTAATTATTGAAAGGAAGACACAACGTTTATTAGGTGTACAGTTATTGTCACAAGCGAATTGTTTGGCGATTATTGAACGTTGCGGGTGGGTCATCCAACAAGAAATGACGATTGAGGCGTTATTAGAACAAGATTTCTTTTTTCAATCGCAATACAGCAGTACACTCGCTTTCTTAAATGACTTATTTGTAGGATGTGACACCGATGAAATTTGA
- a CDS encoding helix-turn-helix domain-containing protein has product MKFEELLEKKEAKKMRLLKNLLLSGGKDTITEMMKKLQLSKKSVENYLEELRDDLAIYEGQCQLIYDKTSVEFWKIPEFSLRELELTWYQEAPKYQILIHLLENKEMAFIRLTQELAISESSLSRKIKEINILLKEFKLMIWQGKIEGEESQIRYFYFQLMWYLDQYPKHLTGKEKHLIEQFERGFGLIFTEEAHQRINLWVKITKYRISIPKLSFQEFHKKFIPYQKDRFYLQLKPIFQRFFSYYAVEIREEEIMLHFIFLISMSLLNEKDFYHYSLQRSRFTPSSIADTLILENILRLYPRPKIRPEWEANCYYHLSQVHLRLYFFQGDVEVYDRENIWQLEAKLSSRNIQAYTKKLLGLAQDTLAIPYDEENSLLAMTEVKYLSIVTILDVEMNREIRIGIDLKMDPLFKEAAINMYMLHLNMINGVVVEACIPEHHYDLIITNQQQEKVRYYRLSELGTNYDIQEIKKIIRQLE; this is encoded by the coding sequence ATGAAATTTGAAGAATTATTAGAGAAAAAAGAAGCAAAAAAAATGCGGCTTTTAAAAAACTTATTACTTTCAGGTGGAAAAGACACTATTACAGAAATGATGAAGAAGTTGCAACTTTCTAAAAAATCCGTAGAAAATTATTTAGAAGAGTTAAGAGATGATTTAGCTATTTATGAAGGTCAATGTCAATTAATCTATGATAAAACAAGTGTTGAATTTTGGAAAATACCGGAGTTTTCTTTACGTGAACTAGAATTGACTTGGTACCAAGAAGCGCCTAAATATCAAATACTCATTCATCTACTGGAAAACAAAGAAATGGCTTTTATTCGTTTAACACAAGAATTGGCAATCAGTGAATCGTCCTTATCACGAAAAATCAAAGAAATTAATATCTTATTAAAAGAATTTAAACTGATGATTTGGCAAGGGAAAATCGAAGGCGAAGAAAGTCAAATTCGTTATTTTTATTTTCAATTGATGTGGTATCTCGACCAATACCCAAAACATTTAACGGGAAAAGAAAAACACTTGATTGAACAGTTTGAACGTGGTTTTGGTCTTATTTTTACTGAAGAAGCGCATCAACGGATTAACTTATGGGTGAAAATCACTAAATACCGTATTTCAATTCCAAAATTATCTTTTCAAGAATTTCACAAAAAATTTATCCCTTACCAAAAAGACCGCTTTTACTTACAATTAAAACCTATTTTTCAACGATTTTTTAGTTATTATGCAGTAGAAATTAGGGAAGAAGAAATTATGCTACATTTTATCTTTTTAATTAGTATGTCTCTTTTAAACGAAAAAGATTTTTATCACTATTCCTTACAACGTTCACGATTTACACCAAGTAGTATTGCAGATACTTTAATTTTAGAAAATATTTTACGATTATATCCTCGTCCTAAAATTCGCCCAGAATGGGAAGCCAATTGTTATTATCATTTATCCCAAGTGCATTTGCGTTTGTATTTTTTTCAAGGGGATGTTGAAGTGTATGATCGTGAGAATATTTGGCAACTAGAGGCTAAACTATCTAGTCGTAATATTCAAGCATATACAAAAAAATTGTTGGGCTTGGCACAAGACACACTAGCGATTCCTTATGACGAAGAAAATAGTTTGTTGGCGATGACCGAAGTGAAATATTTGAGTATTGTCACGATTTTAGATGTAGAAATGAATCGAGAAATTCGGATAGGCATTGATTTAAAAATGGATCCATTATTTAAAGAAGCCGCTATTAATATGTATATGCTACATTTAAATATGATTAATGGTGTAGTAGTAGAGGCGTGTATTCCTGAACACCATTACGATTTAATTATTACGAATCAGCAGCAAGAAAAAGTACGCTATTATCGCTTATCAGAATTAGGAACGAATTATGATATTCAAGAAATTAAAAAAATAATTCGGCAATTAGAATAA